In Pirellulales bacterium, the DNA window GCGGCCGGCGACGCCGGTCGGCGAGTGGCCTGTAACAAGAAGTTTAAGCCCCGCAGAATTTCAAAGCGGAATACTGGAAAAACCAGCGGCGCTCGATTAAAAAAGAAGCGTGGCGGCGGCAGATCGGCCGGCAGCAATGTCGAGAACGATCTGGCGGCTTGGGGGGGAGTGAGGGAAGCGAATTTCCTGCGGAGGAATTTTGCCGCCAACTCGGACTTTAATTTTCCCTCGCCATGGTTGATGGATTGCCGCGGGTCGTAATTATTGGCGGCGGCTTTGCCGGATTGAATGCGGCACGAGCTTTGCGCCGTGCACCGGTGCAGATCACGCTGATCGACCGTCGCAACCACCATTTATTTCAGCCGCTGTTGTATCAAGTGGCGACGGCGGCGCTGAACCCGAGCGACATTGCGGTGCCGATTCGCCGCATTCTGCGCCATCAAAAAAATGTGGAAGTGCTGCTGGCCGAGGCCAAATCGGTCGACTTGAGTGACAAGATTGTCGTGCTGGCCGACGAAGAGATTTCCTACGACTATTTAATTGTCGCCACCGGAGCGCGGCATTCCTATTTCGGGCATGAAATGTGGACACCCTACGCGCCAGGCTTGAAGAGCATTGGCGACGCGTTGGAAATTCGCCGCCGCGTGCTGTCGGCGTTTGAGCTGGCGGAGCGCGAGACCGACCTCGAACTGCAGCGCTCGTGGTTGACGTTTGTGATCGTGGGGGGCGGTCCAACGGGTGTGGAACTCTCCGGCGCGATCTGCGAAATTGCTCAACACGCCTTGGCTCACGATTTTCGGCACATCGACCCCAAGCAGGCCCGCGTGATTTTGCTGGAAAGCTCAGACCGTGTCTTGAAGACCTTTGCGCCTAAGCTCTCGGATAAGGCCCGGCGGCAGTTGGAAAAACTGGGCGTCGAAGTGCGGACGAAAAAAATCGTCACATTCATCGACGACCACGGCGTGTTTGTGGGGGGCCAGCGCATTTGCGCCCGCACCGTGTTGTGGGCGGCGGGCGTCCACGGTTCGCGCCTGGGGCGCATGTTGGGCGTGCGGGTCGATCATTGTGGGCGCGTTGCCGTGGAACCGAC includes these proteins:
- a CDS encoding NAD(P)/FAD-dependent oxidoreductase, yielding MVDGLPRVVIIGGGFAGLNAARALRRAPVQITLIDRRNHHLFQPLLYQVATAALNPSDIAVPIRRILRHQKNVEVLLAEAKSVDLSDKIVVLADEEISYDYLIVATGARHSYFGHEMWTPYAPGLKSIGDALEIRRRVLSAFELAERETDLELQRSWLTFVIVGGGPTGVELSGAICEIAQHALAHDFRHIDPKQARVILLESSDRVLKTFAPKLSDKARRQLEKLGVEVRTKKIVTFIDDHGVFVGGQRICARTVLWAAGVHGSRLGRMLGVRVDHCGRVAVEPTLAIPGHPEAFVVGDLSSLKLPDGSQVPGVAPAAIQEGRHAAKNIMRALHSQPPQPFKYRNKGQLATIGRSAGVAQFGRIKFGGVLAWASWLFVHVMFLIGFRNRFIVTFQWMWSYLSYDRGARLITGPLHRDPDQSRAERRVTSHVTTR